The genome window CACGGACGACTGGGTTGCCGCGTCGATGCCGCGCGCTTCCATGGCGTTCCTCAGAAGCGGCGCGTCGCAGCCATGATCGCGCATCCAGTGGGCGATGATCTCGGCCCGGTCCTTGCGGTCGCGGCAGAGCTCGGTTGCCAGCCGCAGTTCGGGCGCCACCACCGCGACACGCTTGTCGCCAACGGCGATTTCGGAAAAATGCGTCCAGGGGCCGCTGCCGAAGGCCTCAATGAAGGTGGACTGCGACGGAGTCTCGACGGTGCTGGCATCGACCTGGACGCCGTCCACCTCGAACGCCGCGTAATATTGCACGCAACAGGGCATCCACGTCGGCGGGGTCACTCCCCGTGCGGGAGCGTGGATCGAAACCCTCTCTCATATACTTGATAGCCAGTTGAACGCGGGTCGCTCCCCGTGCGGGAGCGTGGATCGAAACGTGTACACCCTCGCCATCTTCGGATCATCCCAGCCGTCGCTCCCCGTGCGGGAGCGTGGATCGAAACACTAGACCAGAATAAAAGAAAGCCTCTGTTGCAATGTCGCTCCCCGTGCGGGAGCGTGGATCGAAACATCTATACGTCGACGGACGGGGGCGCGACGTGGGGTCGCTCCCCGTGCGGGAGCGTGGATCGAAACCTCGGCAAGCTCATCTCGGCCGATACGGTCGAGGTCGCTCCCCGTGCGGGAGCGTGGATCGAAACCCCTTAATAGATCGGATGCAGCAACTTTTTTTAGTCGCTCCCCGTGGGGGAGCGTGGATCGAAACCCTTTCGTTGCACCCATTATCTCTAATAATTCGGCGTCGCTCCCCGTGCGGGAGCGTGGATCGAAACTGGTAGGATGGAGCCTCCGGCCAGAGGCGCAGCGCGTCGCTCCCCGTGCGGGAGCGTGGATCGAAACGAGAAAGAGATTTGGCGCTTCATGTGACTTGCTCCCCGTCGCTCCCCGTGCGGGAGCGTGGATCGAAACGCCGCACTCACGCTTGGCGGGTTGCCTATCGGGCAGTCGCCCGCCGCTTCTGTCTTGGCAACGGTCGTGATCGTGCGGCCTTGACGCTCGCGAGCAACAACCACGACTTGGCGCTTGCCGGTCTGGTTCTCAGCAAGGCGACGGTCCTTCCGATCTTCCTTGCGGTTCTCTGGGCGAACGTGACCGCCAAAATAGGCTCCATCAAGCTCAACATCGCCCTGCAAAGCGCCTTCATCGCGAGCCGCCTTTATTGATTCACGCAGCTTGTGGAGGAGAACGAAGCAGGTCTTGTAGTCGCAACCAAGATCGCGGGAAAGCTGAAGCGCGGAATAGCCCTTCGCGCCATTGGTGAAAATCGCGATGGCTCCGAGAATGTCACGAATGCGAAGCTTGCGGCTGTGGAAGATCGTACCGGAGGTGAGGCTGAATTGCTTGGAGCACGCCTTGCACTTCCAAACCGGACGGCTCTTGAGGTCGTAATGGTTTGTTCCGCCGCACTCCGGGCAAACAGGGTTGCCATCCCCCCAGCGGATCGCGCGGAAGGCTTCTTCTGCTTGCGCGTCCGACATGCGAAGAACCTTCGCAAGTGAGAGTGTGCGAGCCGCCGGGGAGAGAAGGAAGTGTTGAGCCATATTAATCACCATATTTGGTGATTTGAATATGCACCTAGATGTTCAGTCCCGGCATTTGATGGATTGGATCGATCTTGAATCTTTCCGGCTCATTCGTCCAGCATTTACAGATGAACTCATAAGGCGTGAGGCCTTTGAGGGTCTTTAGTCGGCGAGCAAAGTTATAGGCGTTGATGAAGTCCGATAGGTGGGTTTCGAGCTGCTCGTGACGGTCGTAGTGATAGCGTTTGACCGTCGCCTCCTTGATCGTCCGGTTCATTCGCTCGACCTGGCCGTTTGTCCAGGGATGCTTGACCTTGGTGAGGCGGTGCTCAATGCCGTTCTCGCTGCATCGCATGTCGAACATGTGCGTCATGTATCTGGCCGTTGGTCCATCGGCATAACGCGGCGGAAACGTGAACTGGATGCCGTTGTCGGTGAGCACCGTGTGAATCTTGTAGGGAACTGCCTCTATCAGGGCGACGAGGAAGGCTGAAGCGGACGTCCTGCCGGTCTTTTTGACGAGTTGCACGAAGGCGAATTTGCTCGTGCGGTCAATGGCGACGTAGAGATAGAGCTTGCCTTCGGCCGTCTGCACTTCGGCTATGTCGACATGAAAATAGCCGATCGGATAGGACTTGAACTTCTTCCTGGCGGGCTTGTCGCCTTCGACGTCCGGCAGCCGAGAAATACCGTGGCGTTGAAGACAGCGATGCAGCGACGAGCGAGTCAGATGCGGTATCGTCGCCTGTAGCGCATAGAGGCAATCGTCGAGCGGCAAGAGCGTATGCTTGCGGAAGGCGACGATTATCGCCTCTTCCTCGACCGACAGAACCGTGGATTTCGGCTCTTTCGGTCCAGTCGGCACATCGGCGACGGATGAGCGCTTCTTCCATTTCGAGACCGTCTTCGGGTTGATGCCGTAGCGCTTGGCCAGGGCCCTCAAGCTCTCTTGACTATGCTGTATCGCTCGACGGACCGCCTCAGTCGTTGTGGCGCTCCCATGAAGAATTTGTCCTATAGCGCATCCTTCCAGCCGAGGGAGAATAATGCACCATCAAAATCTGGGATTAAACATCTTAGGCGGAGCAGGTCATGGCAAATTTGCGATGCACAGCAAGGTGCGCCCTAGGTCACTGCAGCGCCATTATGCTGATTGTTGGAGCCTTGGTCTGCTTCAGGGTGGCGACAGCCTTCGCTCAATATCCCGAAACAATAGATGCCGAGACTATTGTGAAGGCTCTGCAGCCCAAGAACGCTCCCCCCACCAGACCGCTCGTGCGCAGCTATACCCCGCTCAACCGTGGCATTGCGATCGAAGGACCTGAAATCGGAGAAGAGCAGGCGCCCAACATCGATCTCGTCGTGAATTTCGAATACGATCAGTCCGCGCTTACTATGAGCGACGCGCAGATCACCGTTGATACCTTGGGCCGCGCCTTGAACGATCCGCGCTTGGCCAGGAGCCGCTTTATGATTATCGGCCACACGGATGCGCGGGGCGGCGACGGATACAATCTGGGGCTCTCACAACGTCGCGCGAACGCAGTAGCAGCTAGGCTGAGGGATTTCCACGCCGTCGCCGCCAACAGGCTTGTCGCGGAAGGTCGCGGTATGCGTGAGCTTAAGGACCCCGTGAGGCCGCTGGGCGGCATCAACCGTCGCGTCCAGATTAAAACGATCACTTGGGATTCGAGCGCATCGGCGGATAGGCTGAGACCGCTGCCTAAACCCTAGCCGCCGGACGTCGATCACCGAGCCGTGCAGCATCAGCCGCCTTTGTCCCCACAGTTTGATCCTCCGACGCAACGCCGTACCCCGAGCTCAACCGCAAGAAGCTCTATCTACAAGGAGGAGCGCCTGACCACGAGAAAGCGCGGAGGTCGCAAGCGGGCTCCGGGAACGCGGGCGCCGCTGGCGGTTCCGCAAGGGATCAACCAGCGCTGGTCACTGACTTCGTGTCGGACGCGCTGATCGACAGCCGGCGCTTTCGCATTCTGGCAGTGATCGATACCTTCAACCGGGATGCCTCGCGCTCGTCACCGATGTCTCGTTCTCCGGCGTCGGCGTCGCACGTGAACTCGACCGCATTGCGTAGCTTCGCAGCTATCCCTACCTCGTCGTCAGCGACAACGGCACAGAGCTGACCTCGAACGCGATCCTGAAATGGCAGGAGGCGCGCCGGGTCGACTGGCATTACATCGCGCCCGGCAAGCCGATGCAGAATGGGTTTGCAGAGAGCTTCATCGGGCGTCTTCGCGACGAATGCCTGAACGAACACCTGTTCGGAAGCCTGAAGCAGGCGCGCCGGATCATCGAAGCCTAGCGCCTCGACTACAACTCGAGACGCCCCCATACTATTTGATCTATCATATTGTAGAGGCTTGACCTTCTGTCGAACCGCGCTCTAATGAGGCTACGGTCCTCGTAGCTTAGCAGGGTAGAGCACCAGATTAATCCTGTTGGGGACGCCATTAAAATCAACAATTTACAGCCTTAACAGCCTCCTCAAAATCGTAAGCCTCCGCTGAGGGCCGCCTTGCGGGGCGTGTAAGAGACAGGTCTTGTCTGTGACGCTTGTCGCGACAGGAGCTATGCCCGTGCCTATGTCTGGAGATACTTTTGCCCGCCGGTATTCCGTAGTTGCTGATACCCGGCGCCGCTGGAGCGAGG of Rhodomicrobium vannielii ATCC 17100 contains these proteins:
- a CDS encoding IS481 family transposase produces the protein MGQILHGSATTTEAVRRAIQHSQESLRALAKRYGINPKTVSKWKKRSSVADVPTGPKEPKSTVLSVEEEAIIVAFRKHTLLPLDDCLYALQATIPHLTRSSLHRCLQRHGISRLPDVEGDKPARKKFKSYPIGYFHVDIAEVQTAEGKLYLYVAIDRTSKFAFVQLVKKTGRTSASAFLVALIEAVPYKIHTVLTDNGIQFTFPPRYADGPTARYMTHMFDMRCSENGIEHRLTKVKHPWTNGQVERMNRTIKEATVKRYHYDRHEQLETHLSDFINAYNFARRLKTLKGLTPYEFICKCWTNEPERFKIDPIHQMPGLNI
- a CDS encoding OmpA family protein, with the protein product MLIVGALVCFRVATAFAQYPETIDAETIVKALQPKNAPPTRPLVRSYTPLNRGIAIEGPEIGEEQAPNIDLVVNFEYDQSALTMSDAQITVDTLGRALNDPRLARSRFMIIGHTDARGGDGYNLGLSQRRANAVAARLRDFHAVAANRLVAEGRGMRELKDPVRPLGGINRRVQIKTITWDSSASADRLRPLPKP